One genomic window of Malaciobacter molluscorum LMG 25693 includes the following:
- a CDS encoding DUF134 domain-containing protein: MARDKNQRELNFKPLFKEFGQTQIKNNERITLLHEEIEAIYLMDLLGLYQEEAAKKMNVSRPTFSRIIKNARQKVANCLIGGAKLSIHDQKDSYLIAICSDEEDQLKNLNAYAKYILIYEIKENKYKFINSFENPVFFEDKKPGMILPSILIENNVNFFITSEIGAGLKNSLLSKGIYTILKKNIKFEDLANIPI; this comes from the coding sequence ATGGCTAGAGATAAAAACCAAAGAGAATTAAACTTTAAACCACTTTTTAAAGAGTTTGGACAAACTCAAATAAAAAATAATGAAAGAATAACTCTTCTCCATGAAGAAATAGAAGCCATATACCTAATGGATTTATTAGGATTATACCAAGAAGAAGCCGCAAAAAAGATGAATGTTTCTAGACCTACATTTTCAAGAATAATTAAAAATGCCAGACAAAAAGTTGCGAATTGTTTAATTGGAGGAGCAAAACTTTCAATACATGATCAAAAAGATAGTTATTTAATAGCTATTTGTAGTGATGAAGAAGACCAATTAAAAAACTTAAATGCATATGCAAAATATATTCTAATTTATGAAATAAAAGAAAATAAATATAAATTTATTAATAGTTTTGAGAACCCTGTATTTTTTGAAGATAAAAAACCAGGAATGATACTTCCTAGTATACTAATTGAAAATAATGTTAACTTTTTCATAACTTCTGAAATTGGTGCAGGCTTAAAAAACTCTTTATTATCAAAAGGTATCTATACTATACTTAAAAAAAATATAAAATTTGAAGATTTAGCTAACATACCAATATAA
- a CDS encoding Opr family porin, translating into MKRNISIIASLAIFSVTSVFAESNSIEEAFKNGKTSGDISVHYETWDNGSNKDYGFSTPSIGLKFETDTFNGFSAGVAFRGNTETSEENNGDYEETMAENGNVTEAYIQYENDIFAVKAGRQEMDLEWLSDYNDGVIAILKAIPYTTLTAGYTNRQAEITLDTHDKFHRFENKKGDDSAGFVIDGKIEPIKGLVFNPYFYTADDIADYYGLKTTFDNDLFGLTAHYAQTNEDNPKGLNDKDGDILNLEARLNVNDFNFMIGYIKTDSDGGIGSLDSLGDNIDQTEELTDAVYGIDAKTYYLKAAYTYKDLELSALYTHSKHDVSTKDVKDKELTLAASYNITKQLSAELIYTDANIDKNSDLNDGEDFNKFVANLTYSF; encoded by the coding sequence ATGAAAAGGAATATTAGTATTATTGCTAGTTTAGCAATATTTAGCGTAACATCTGTTTTTGCTGAATCTAACTCAATAGAAGAAGCATTCAAAAATGGTAAAACAAGTGGTGATATTTCAGTTCACTATGAGACTTGGGATAATGGAAGTAATAAAGACTATGGTTTTTCAACTCCATCTATTGGTCTAAAATTTGAAACTGATACATTTAATGGTTTTAGTGCAGGAGTTGCTTTTAGAGGTAATACAGAAACTTCTGAAGAGAATAATGGCGATTATGAAGAGACAATGGCAGAAAATGGCAATGTAACAGAAGCATACATCCAGTATGAAAATGATATTTTTGCTGTAAAAGCTGGAAGACAAGAAATGGATTTAGAATGGCTTAGCGATTATAATGATGGAGTAATTGCTATATTAAAAGCAATTCCATATACAACATTAACAGCAGGATACACAAATAGACAAGCAGAAATCACTTTAGATACACATGATAAATTTCACAGGTTTGAAAATAAAAAAGGTGATGATTCAGCAGGATTTGTAATTGATGGTAAAATTGAGCCAATAAAAGGTTTAGTATTTAATCCATATTTCTACACAGCAGATGATATTGCTGATTATTATGGTCTAAAAACTACATTCGACAATGATTTATTTGGTTTAACAGCACACTATGCACAAACAAATGAAGATAATCCCAAAGGCTTAAATGATAAAGATGGTGATATTTTAAATCTAGAAGCGAGATTAAATGTTAATGATTTTAATTTTATGATAGGTTATATTAAAACTGATAGTGATGGTGGAATTGGTTCTTTAGATTCACTTGGTGATAATATAGACCAAACAGAAGAACTAACAGATGCAGTTTATGGAATTGATGCAAAAACATACTATCTTAAGGCTGCTTACACATATAAAGATTTAGAACTATCTGCACTTTATACACACAGTAAACATGATGTTTCTACTAAAGATGTTAAAGATAAAGAGTTAACTCTTGCAGCTTCTTATAATATAACAAAACAGCTGTCAGCAGAACTTATTTATACTGATGCTAATATTGATAAAAATTCTGATTTAAATGATGGAGAAGATTTTAATAAATTTGTTGCAAACTTAACTTATAGTTTCTAA
- a CDS encoding flavodoxin, which translates to MATALFYASSTGNTEEVAHKIADKLNGIDIFNISDKSIENINSYDNLIIGTPTWGEGDLQDDWDEKWEEFCALDLSNKTIALFGLGDQDSYGDEFCDALGIMYEQIKKAGANIIGFTSIEGYEHEYSKAQIDDEFVGLVIDEDNQDDLTDERIENWTDQIKNDIL; encoded by the coding sequence ATGGCAACAGCACTGTTTTATGCAAGTAGCACTGGAAATACTGAAGAAGTAGCACATAAAATTGCAGACAAATTAAATGGAATAGATATATTTAATATAAGTGATAAAAGTATTGAAAATATAAATTCTTATGATAACTTGATTATTGGAACTCCAACTTGGGGAGAAGGTGATTTACAAGATGATTGGGATGAAAAATGGGAAGAGTTTTGTGCACTTGATTTAAGTAATAAAACAATTGCACTTTTTGGTTTGGGTGATCAAGATAGTTATGGTGATGAATTTTGTGATGCATTAGGAATAATGTATGAACAAATTAAAAAAGCAGGTGCAAATATTATTGGTTTTACATCAATTGAAGGTTATGAACATGAGTATTCAAAAGCACAAATAGATGATGAATTTGTTGGATTAGTTATTGATGAAGATAATCAAGATGATTTAACAGATGAAAGAATTGAAAACTGGACAGATCAAATAAAAAATGACATCTTATAA
- a CDS encoding DUF2325 domain-containing protein, with translation MSVLIIGGDKISQISNMLENLGAKTINHWDARKKSSAPKKKIPQDTDCIIMLTSFLNHNTMLKYKSEAKKKEIPFICAKRSVNCVYDEYVKIMGVKNCSECYANCGCK, from the coding sequence ATGAGTGTATTAATTATTGGTGGAGATAAAATTTCACAAATTTCAAATATGTTAGAGAACTTAGGTGCAAAAACAATAAATCATTGGGATGCTAGGAAAAAATCTTCTGCTCCAAAGAAGAAAATACCTCAAGATACTGATTGTATTATTATGCTTACTTCATTTTTAAATCACAACACAATGTTAAAATATAAAAGTGAAGCGAAGAAAAAAGAGATACCTTTTATTTGTGCAAAAAGAAGTGTAAATTGTGTTTATGATGAGTATGTAAAAATTATGGGTGTTAAAAATTGTAGTGAATGTTATGCAAATTGTGGGTGCAAATAA
- a CDS encoding DUF4492 domain-containing protein: MKTISRVFSFYYDGFKNLKVGKSLWKIVIIKLLVIFVVLNYFVYDKNLNTEYKTIKEKQDFIFTNLTKGK; this comes from the coding sequence ATGAAAACAATTTCTAGAGTTTTCTCTTTTTATTATGATGGCTTTAAAAATCTTAAAGTTGGAAAAAGCTTGTGGAAAATTGTAATTATAAAATTATTAGTGATATTTGTAGTTTTAAATTATTTTGTTTATGATAAAAATTTAAATACAGAATATAAAACTATAAAAGAGAAACAAGATTTTATTTTTACAAACCTAACTAAAGGAAAATAG
- a CDS encoding flavodoxin, whose amino-acid sequence MATAIFYASSTGNTEEVVDKIAQKLEISELFNISNNQEDINKISEYDKLILATSTWGDGDLQDDWDEIWDEFKQIDFSNKTVALVALGDQDGYDDTFVNSLGTMYEQVIKQGANVIGFTSTDGYDFEESTALKNDQFVGLVIDEDNQDDLTDERIENWTNQIKNQII is encoded by the coding sequence ATGGCAACTGCTATATTTTACGCAAGTAGTACAGGAAACACAGAAGAAGTAGTAGATAAAATTGCACAAAAACTTGAAATTTCTGAACTATTTAATATAAGTAATAACCAAGAAGACATAAACAAAATTTCTGAATATGATAAATTAATCTTAGCTACATCAACTTGGGGTGATGGTGATTTACAAGATGATTGGGATGAGATTTGGGATGAATTTAAACAAATAGATTTTTCAAATAAAACAGTTGCATTAGTTGCACTTGGAGACCAAGATGGATACGATGACACATTTGTAAATTCTCTTGGAACAATGTATGAACAAGTAATCAAACAAGGTGCAAATGTTATTGGATTTACATCAACAGATGGATATGATTTTGAAGAATCAACTGCACTTAAAAATGATCAATTTGTTGGATTAGTTATTGATGAAGATAATCAAGATGATTTAACTGATGAAAGAATTGAGAACTGGACTAATCAAATTAAAAATCAAATTATCTAA
- a CDS encoding NUDIX domain-containing protein yields MEDYKNKIKTPLLATDGIIKLFDKDEIFQGIVLIERKNPPLGFAIPGGFVDVGEKVEDALKREMKEEVTLDVQIEKLLGVYSDPKRDERFHCVSCTYICKAYGTPKAADDAKNLQIYKLEDIPFDKLAFDHAKILKEFLQEEANLF; encoded by the coding sequence ATGGAAGATTATAAAAATAAAATAAAAACACCACTTCTTGCAACTGATGGCATTATTAAACTTTTCGATAAAGATGAAATATTTCAAGGGATAGTTTTAATAGAAAGAAAAAATCCTCCATTAGGATTTGCAATTCCAGGTGGTTTTGTAGACGTAGGAGAAAAAGTAGAAGATGCACTAAAAAGAGAGATGAAAGAAGAAGTTACACTTGATGTTCAAATAGAAAAATTATTAGGTGTGTATTCAGACCCAAAAAGAGATGAAAGATTTCATTGTGTATCATGTACTTATATTTGTAAAGCATATGGAACTCCTAAAGCAGCTGATGATGCAAAAAATTTACAAATTTATAAACTAGAAGATATTCCTTTTGATAAATTAGCGTTTGATCATGCAAAAATTTTAAAAGAGTTTTTACAAGAAGAAGCAAACTTATTCTAG
- a CDS encoding heavy metal translocating P-type ATPase yields the protein MNKNFKIVHETPSRLRYKYLLLKEDFIDENILKSYLENIDGVNSVRVNKKAFSVIFNIENNIKEKIEDVLKKLTLDDLLSTDCEDSAVCVNCVSSEKPSLSGVVRASSALVAERFIKNNFAKATITTTAAIPMLLEGTKEFFEEGLTSKVLESAAVGISVYRRDYLAANSTNAMLELGEYIEETTVHKSDDLLKELSKPNVKEAWVEKKDENGKKVEILVNTEDIEVGDIVVVAAGSTIPVDGHIVHGDASVNQVSMTGEAEPIKKQRGDRVISGTVLEEGRLKIWAEHVGANTATQRIKHYIESSLNEKSSIQLKATRLADKLVPVTLGLAGISYLFTKDFERVASILQADYSCALKLATPVAFKSTISKAGHDGIMIKGAKSIEALSNVDTFIFDKTGTLTKGDLEVIEVTSYDEEWTEEELLNLTASTEEHYFHPVAEAVVKAAKQRGFVHMHHDEVEFIVAHGVKTEVDGKLVVIGSRHFLEDDEKIDFSKHKDKINKSLDEGKTLLYIGFNGKLLGTIALADQIRTNSKRSIKRLRELGVNHIVMLTGDVEKKAQAVGNELGVDEVYSELLPTDKASIVKKMIDEGRNVAFVGDGINDAPALISANVGISMSKGADIAKATADVSLLKDDIDAVVQAKELSNKTMDLINTNFKATVGINSAILGGATLGAFSPIVTAVLHNGTTIGLLLNSIRGVKK from the coding sequence ATGAATAAAAATTTTAAAATAGTTCATGAAACTCCTTCTAGATTAAGATATAAATATTTACTTTTAAAAGAGGATTTTATAGATGAAAATATCTTAAAGTCATATTTAGAAAATATTGATGGAGTTAATAGTGTACGTGTAAATAAAAAAGCATTTAGTGTTATTTTTAATATAGAAAACAATATAAAAGAAAAAATAGAAGATGTATTAAAAAAGCTTACTCTAGATGATTTATTATCAACAGATTGTGAAGATAGTGCGGTTTGTGTTAATTGTGTAAGTAGTGAGAAGCCAAGTTTATCAGGTGTTGTAAGAGCAAGTAGTGCTTTAGTTGCAGAAAGATTTATAAAAAATAATTTTGCAAAAGCAACAATTACAACAACTGCTGCAATTCCAATGTTATTGGAAGGAACAAAAGAATTTTTTGAAGAAGGTTTAACTTCGAAAGTATTAGAAAGTGCTGCTGTTGGTATATCTGTTTATAGAAGAGATTATCTTGCTGCTAATTCTACAAATGCAATGCTAGAGTTGGGTGAATACATAGAAGAGACTACTGTACATAAAAGCGATGATTTATTAAAAGAACTATCTAAACCTAATGTAAAAGAAGCTTGGGTAGAAAAAAAAGATGAAAATGGTAAAAAAGTAGAAATTCTTGTAAATACTGAAGATATAGAAGTTGGTGACATTGTAGTTGTTGCAGCAGGTAGTACAATACCTGTTGATGGACATATTGTACATGGTGATGCAAGTGTAAATCAAGTATCAATGACAGGTGAAGCGGAGCCTATAAAAAAACAAAGAGGAGATAGAGTTATCTCTGGAACAGTGTTAGAAGAGGGTAGATTAAAAATCTGGGCAGAACATGTTGGTGCAAATACAGCAACACAAAGAATAAAACACTATATTGAAAGTTCATTAAATGAAAAATCATCAATTCAATTAAAAGCTACAAGACTAGCAGATAAATTGGTTCCTGTAACTTTAGGATTAGCAGGTATTTCATATTTGTTTACTAAAGATTTTGAAAGAGTTGCTTCTATTTTACAAGCAGATTATTCTTGTGCTTTAAAATTGGCAACACCTGTAGCTTTTAAATCTACCATTTCAAAAGCAGGTCATGATGGTATTATGATAAAAGGTGCTAAATCAATCGAAGCCTTATCAAATGTTGATACATTTATTTTTGATAAAACTGGAACTTTAACAAAAGGTGATTTAGAAGTAATAGAAGTTACATCTTATGATGAAGAGTGGACAGAAGAAGAACTATTAAATCTTACAGCTAGTACAGAAGAACACTATTTTCATCCAGTAGCTGAAGCTGTTGTAAAAGCTGCAAAACAAAGAGGTTTTGTTCATATGCATCATGATGAAGTTGAGTTTATTGTAGCTCATGGTGTAAAAACTGAAGTTGATGGCAAACTTGTAGTAATTGGAAGCAGACATTTTTTAGAGGATGATGAAAAAATTGATTTTTCTAAACATAAAGATAAAATAAATAAAAGTTTAGATGAAGGTAAAACTCTATTATATATTGGCTTTAATGGTAAGTTATTAGGAACTATTGCTTTAGCTGATCAAATTAGAACTAATTCAAAAAGATCGATTAAAAGACTAAGAGAACTTGGTGTAAATCATATTGTTATGTTAACAGGTGATGTTGAAAAAAAAGCACAAGCAGTTGGAAATGAGTTAGGTGTTGATGAGGTTTATTCTGAATTATTACCAACTGATAAAGCATCAATTGTTAAAAAAATGATAGATGAAGGAAGGAATGTTGCTTTTGTTGGAGATGGAATAAATGATGCACCTGCATTAATCTCTGCAAATGTAGGAATTTCTATGAGTAAAGGTGCAGATATAGCAAAAGCAACTGCTGATGTAAGTTTACTTAAAGATGATATTGATGCAGTTGTTCAAGCAAAAGAGTTATCAAATAAAACAATGGATTTAATAAATACTAATTTTAAAGCAACAGTTGGTATAAATTCAGCTATTTTAGGTGGAGCAACATTGGGAGCATTTTCTCCTATTGTTACAGCAGTATTACACAATGGTACGACAATTGGTTTACTTTTAAATTCAATAAGAGGTGTGAAAAAATAG
- a CDS encoding Fur family transcriptional regulator, which produces MANNEEVIEELKKIVKQKGLKYTEQREIVLDILINAEDHLSAEEVYNQIKEKYPDSNIGIATVYRALGFLEEVDLIASIAFGTEGKKYESNAKSHHDHLICTSCGKIVEFLDDEIEKRQDKIAKKNKFKITSHSMQLYGICTDCQNK; this is translated from the coding sequence ATGGCAAATAATGAAGAAGTAATAGAAGAACTTAAAAAAATCGTAAAACAAAAAGGTTTGAAATATACAGAACAAAGAGAAATTGTTCTTGATATTCTTATTAATGCAGAAGATCATCTAAGTGCAGAAGAAGTTTATAATCAAATCAAAGAAAAATATCCTGATTCAAATATAGGAATTGCTACGGTATATAGAGCTCTTGGTTTTTTAGAAGAAGTTGACCTTATAGCATCTATTGCTTTTGGAACTGAAGGTAAAAAATACGAAAGTAATGCAAAGTCTCATCATGATCACTTGATTTGCACATCTTGTGGAAAGATAGTTGAATTTTTAGATGATGAAATAGAAAAAAGACAAGATAAAATTGCAAAGAAAAATAAATTTAAAATTACTAGCCACTCTATGCAATTATATGGAATTTGTACAGATTGTCAAAATAAATAA
- a CDS encoding cytochrome ubiquinol oxidase subunit I produces MDASLIDYSRAQFALTAIYHFLFVPLTLGLSFIIAIMETIYVKTNKPKYKKMTKFWMGLFAINFAIGVATGIIMEFEFGTNWANYSWFVGDIFGAPLAIEGILAFFLESTFFAVMFFGWNKVSKGFHLLSTWLVAIGSNLSALWILIANGWMQYPVGMKFNIDTVRNEMSNFADVALSPVAISKFLHTVGSGYVISSLFVIGISAWYLLKGRNIAFAKSSMLIGATFGLIVSIFLFITGDESAHQVALKQPVKLAAMEGLYEGKTQAGIVAFGILNDKKNVDNDENTYLFNLEIPYALSILGYRDSFAYVPGLKDLVYGNEKYNIESAEDKIKKGKIALEAFKDYKKFKNQNKIEESNNSKFLFETYEDYFGYGYLDNPKDILPPIGLTFYSFHIMVSFCMWFILLFMVILFLLLKKDITTQRFWLYASLYSIPLGYIAAEAGWIVAEVGRQPWAIQDLMPVGIAATNISSTNVQITFWLFAFLFTALLIAEIKIMTKQIKIGPNGGH; encoded by the coding sequence ATGGATGCATCATTAATAGATTATAGTAGGGCGCAGTTTGCGCTTACTGCAATATATCATTTTTTATTTGTGCCTTTGACATTAGGATTATCTTTTATTATTGCAATAATGGAAACTATATATGTTAAAACAAATAAACCAAAATATAAAAAGATGACAAAGTTTTGGATGGGACTTTTTGCAATAAATTTTGCAATTGGAGTTGCAACTGGAATTATTATGGAGTTTGAATTTGGTACAAATTGGGCAAATTATAGTTGGTTTGTTGGTGATATTTTTGGAGCTCCTCTAGCTATTGAAGGAATTTTAGCATTTTTTTTAGAATCAACATTTTTTGCTGTGATGTTTTTTGGATGGAATAAAGTTTCAAAAGGATTTCATCTTTTATCAACATGGCTTGTTGCAATTGGTTCTAATTTAAGTGCTTTATGGATTTTAATAGCAAATGGTTGGATGCAGTATCCAGTAGGTATGAAATTTAATATTGATACAGTAAGAAATGAAATGTCAAATTTTGCAGATGTTGCTTTATCTCCAGTTGCAATTAGTAAGTTTTTGCATACAGTTGGGAGTGGATATGTTATATCATCACTTTTTGTTATAGGAATTAGTGCTTGGTATTTATTAAAAGGTAGAAATATTGCTTTTGCAAAATCATCAATGTTAATTGGAGCTACTTTTGGTTTAATAGTTTCAATATTTTTATTTATTACTGGTGATGAATCAGCTCATCAAGTTGCATTAAAGCAACCTGTAAAATTAGCTGCGATGGAAGGACTTTATGAAGGTAAAACACAAGCAGGTATAGTTGCATTTGGGATTTTAAATGATAAAAAAAATGTAGATAATGATGAAAATACATATTTATTTAATCTTGAAATTCCTTATGCCTTATCAATATTAGGTTATCGTGATAGTTTTGCATATGTTCCTGGATTAAAAGATTTGGTATATGGAAATGAAAAGTATAATATAGAAAGTGCAGAAGATAAGATAAAGAAAGGAAAAATTGCTTTAGAGGCCTTTAAAGATTATAAAAAATTTAAAAATCAAAATAAAATAGAAGAATCAAATAATTCAAAATTTTTATTTGAAACTTATGAAGATTATTTTGGTTATGGATATTTGGATAATCCAAAAGATATTTTACCTCCTATAGGATTAACTTTTTACTCTTTTCATATAATGGTTAGTTTTTGTATGTGGTTCATACTGTTATTTATGGTTATTTTATTTTTATTATTAAAAAAAGATATTACAACTCAAAGATTTTGGTTATATGCTTCTTTATATTCAATACCCCTTGGATATATAGCAGCTGAAGCAGGTTGGATTGTGGCAGAAGTTGGAAGACAACCTTGGGCTATTCAAGATTTGATGCCAGTAGGAATTGCTGCAACAAATATCTCAAGTACAAATGTTCAGATTACATTTTGGTTGTTTGCATTTTTATTTACAGCATTATTGATTGCAGAAATAAAAATTATGACAAAACAGATTAAAATTGGTCCAAATGGAGGTCACTAA
- a CDS encoding flavodoxin has translation MTTAIFYTSQCNHAKGVAKKISKAFDEIRIFDIAVTGSEYINDFKHIIFGVSTSNHGEMQKDWQKIWSDFKSIDFKGKTVAIFSLGDQVNYPDEFADAMKYVYDDLLKSGANIIGFTSTDSYNFNSSKAVIDDKFVGLVIDEVNQPHLTDKRIQDWADKIKEDLQHESS, from the coding sequence ATGACTACGGCAATATTTTATACAAGTCAATGTAATCACGCAAAAGGTGTTGCAAAAAAGATTTCAAAAGCATTTGATGAGATTCGCATATTTGATATTGCAGTTACAGGTAGCGAATATATAAATGATTTCAAACATATAATATTTGGTGTATCTACATCAAATCACGGAGAAATGCAAAAAGATTGGCAAAAGATTTGGAGTGATTTTAAAAGTATAGATTTCAAAGGTAAAACAGTCGCAATCTTTAGTTTAGGTGATCAAGTAAATTATCCTGATGAATTTGCAGATGCTATGAAATATGTATATGATGACTTATTAAAAAGTGGAGCAAACATAATTGGTTTTACATCAACAGATTCTTATAATTTCAACTCATCAAAAGCAGTTATTGATGATAAATTTGTTGGATTAGTTATTGATGAAGTTAATCAACCTCATTTGACAGATAAAAGAATACAAGATTGGGCAGATAAAATTAAAGAAGATTTACAACACGAGTCTTCTTAA